The window tttgggcgtcgcccattggtccggggacccgtttacctataaaaggcacggatccccatgcaaaaaaagaGGGGGGGGATTTaaggagagcttctcacactagaatatttttttagagagaggaagttgatttttttaggaaaaaacgttttttttcctaaaaattgaaaatctctaaatttcctaagttcaatttttactaaattttcataaaaaaatgggagctcgcggttcgtggaatcaatcggcttcgacggtcagataccgaattcaaggtattatccgaggactagactctttattttatttaatttattctcttcttctatttatttttttatgttatagtttctattcatttagttatttatttattttgccaCACTTTAtctaattagcgtatttatttaattttcgtttcgtgttaaataaaattcggttttgttttaaaataaaaaacctcgtttggatatcccaatacgaaccgtgatccgataaaaaggtagttcgggtatcgaaaacgttgtaattataagtttttaatttaaaagaaattttcaaataatgttttaaaataaaaacatcgttttaggaatttccgttttcgactatgatctatttttggtagttcggaaatccaaaacgattgaattagatttaatttaaagcttttgaataaatctggaaacatttaggagtgttgctgtaatttaccaattctgtcactaaatgctgtttaccgacggagtttccgtcggtaaatctgccaaaacgtaaaaaataccatttcagtccctttttcttaacttttaagcttttaatccttagtatatatatgtatagttatgtaatatatgtctttcaaattattttagatcTTTAGTTgtcatttaatttatttattcccattcatggatggttatAAAAGGCCCCTTTTGGTATTTTTAGAACCGTTGAGGAATATGTACACTTTCCTTGGGAACAATGTCAGGTCTATTTTACATGCTCTCATCAAGCGTATCTTGTTATGACGTGTATCGTTATGGTCCACGTGTCATgacataatgctagagactccatcctttttcttcattattgcatattcacccctacACTgatcctgcattaattatcattaaatccacattaatcatgcattaaTCGTcattaattgtcattaattatcattaatccTTCTTCAAGAAGGGAATAACGtcttgccattatttctattgatTTGCCCTTATTCCTCACTTTAGAAAAATACATTTAGGATGTTATTAGAAGGAAAGTACAACTTACATGACAACAAACGTAAGTAGAAGGAAGACTGGAATGAAAGATTGCGAAGatcaataacaaaaaaaaaaatctccagGAAAAAGAAGATGGTAAAGAGATAAGAACGGCAAGCAAAAATGGGTTTAGGATGAAAAGACACCATATATACAACCAGTGCCAAAACTCAAAAATCGAGGCGTCATACATGACGTGGTTGTCTCTAGTTGGTGTGGGAAAACACGTCTGATAGTGCAATAAATACCCTCAACACGCTAAGAAGAGACAACCCTAAATGGCTTTCTCTAccttttaggggggcttctgataacaccCAAAATTTTATCCAATGAGTAATATTGTAATAATACAAATAGCAAATGGGTTGCCATCATTTTAACCAGCCACGTGTTATAATATTGGGATTCGCAAGGCGGATATGTCCAAATCCCTAATGGACGATAAGCCATGACAGATGAACCAAGATCCGCATAAGATCCCTGATCCGTCATTATATCTTATATCGGTTATGATAGAGCTTAATGGTGCAACTGAATAAACGTCTTCTAAAGGTAGTTACTCAACTATTAAAAGGTATTAAATGAACAATGAAGATACAACAGTTCATCACATTTACCATCAATGTTATatgttacagaaacctatataaataccctgACATCCTTACTCATTCTTACACACTCTTCTGATTATTCACAAATACTATACTGACTTTGACATCAGAGTGTCCCGCTGATCCCAATGACACCTCATAGGAAAGATATTTCAGACAAAAAGAAGTTTCCTCAAATTAtcaattatattatgtttttttttattagtaagaAAATAttgaagtgacacatcagctccatcgatgatattttataatatatagattgatgttttataatatatagattGATATAGATACCCAACTCAACATTTGAGGATGATAATGAAGCCCAAATCCTATGTCTTGAAAAGCCCATCACCCCTTGGACTCTGAACCCTAATTTTGCATCCCTGACCCTGGATCAGACACATacagagaaagaaaaatatctttcttcttctctctcactcTCCTTTGTATAAAAAGAGCATTAACCTTTGCTCACAGGATTCCCACATTTTAATCGCACCTCCCTATCTCGCTAACTTTCCCTGTACCGATACCCACTATCCAAAACCCTCACTGAAAAACCACTTCCAAACCCTTCTATCCTCGTTTTGAGGATTTCGATTGACTCATCCTAGGGTAttattttcactttttcttcATTTCAATGGCCGAGGAAGAAGTTGTGGCTCCGGCAGTGCCAGAACCTACCCCCGTTCCCTCGGATCACAAGCGGAAGCTCGAAGATTTGGAGACTGAAGCGCCTGAACCAACCCACCCTATACCCGAACCGGTTGCTGACTCTAGCGCGCAACCGGATGCAGATAAGAATGTCGATGACGTGGTGGAAGATGGCTCACCGGAGGCTAAGCGGCCAAAGCTTGATGAGATAAAATCCGACGAATTAGGTATTTGCAATGCTCGTTCTTGCTTAATGGGTTTCTTGAATTgctccatttttttttgtaggtgTTGTATTATTCTTAGAACTAGTTGCTTTTAGATTTTTGGTTTGGAACTGTTGTAATACTTGCACTGTTCAAAACCGAGGCCTAGGCGCTCGAAATGATTTCTAGCCCGCTGAGCCACAGCCTAGGCCGCCTCTATGATCAAAAGCATTTTGTGAATTtatttggggaagtatcaatttaggctcaacgtacTGAATATCACCAATATATCATTCATGTTACACTGTAAAATTGTGTCAATTGCACCTGGAGAGACAAATCAGAACTTAATGGAGGAATATGAATGACTGACTGACGTGCCTAAATTGGTATTAAGCCTACTTTGGTTTGCCAcattgatacttttccaaaaaccttgaacctattttggtaccttgtcattttttatattaagtaattttataatattatttttagatagtataatatatattttaattgaatttatataataatttgttgagtaacgaataaaaattacaaaaatttaaatccgattaatccctGAGCCTGTCTTTTACAACCTTGAATACTTGGTTTTTGTTGATTACAGTTAATGCAAATGGTTTTGATGGAGAGAAGGTAGAGGAACACGCTGAGGAGGTTGCTAAAGAACCAACTGTTAATAATGAGCAAGCAGAGGATGAGTCTCATCCTCCATCTGATGAGATTACAGAAATGGAGGCCAAAGAAGAACTATCTGGAGGTGATCAGGACACAAATGATACCGAGAAAGAACCATCTCTCCAAGCTAAAGAACCATCTGTTGAGGATTCCAAGAATGATGACGCTGAGGAAAAACAAGATGCTGAGAAACAGTTTGAGGGAGCTGAGGAACCTGAATCTGATAATCAATCTACATCGCGGAAAATAGATGTTCCTAATGATAAGGTTTGTTTTCATCCAAATATTGATTCCATCCTTAATCTGATAGTTATAGGACATGTTTATAAAGTTGAGTATCAACAAGTCAGTAGCTACTGACTTTGCCTGAGCTAATTTGCTTCTGTGTAGATGATTGTCTATGCTAATATATCTTTATAAAACTGATTCCGACATTGATATATCATTAGAAGTTTAAAAATCAGTTTGTGAAGTTGCTTCTGTTGCCATTGCACCATGTAATGATCCAGTTGTGTGAGAATATATGCATTGGCAACAGAAGCAACTCCATATTACCATCTATAATGAATGCGTCAAGCCATAATATAATGCTCATATTACTATCTATAAATGGTAATTGGTAAGTTTGTGATTTTATTGTTACCGTATGCATCCATTCTAATATATCCTTGTTTGTGATTTTATTGTTACAATAATGACTGCTTCCGACATTGATATATCATTAATTAGTTTGTGTAGTTGCTTCTGTTGCCAATGCACCACGTAATGAATAATAATCCAGTTGTGATAATATATGCAAATGCATCATGTAAAATATAACTGGGTTGTGCATGAGTTGAACTGTTTTTAGGCGGATGGCCGAAATGTGAAATGTTCCTCTCTATTATTGGCGGCATTATGCGTTTTTTAACTTATttattgtttattcaattctcATTTAACTTATCATTTGCTAAACTGTACCATAATGAATGTTTCAAGCCATAATATAATGGTCATATTACTATCTAGAAATGGTAATTGGTAATTATAGCTACCATTTGTGATTTTATTATCTGAATTGCCTTTTTTGTATTCTTCTTTCTACTGTTGTGATTTTATTGCAGCTatcttgttttattttgttcagCTATTCCtgaaattttttctttttctggaaACAATCAATCTTAAGTTAATACATTTCTTAAATGCTGTCAATTTTAGGTTGGGGTTCTAATTGGAAAAGGAGGAGATACTATACGTTATCTACAGTATAATTCTGGAGCAAGAATTCAGATTACGAGAGATGCTGATTCTGATCCACATTCGACAACTAGGGCTGTGGAATTAATAGGGACACCAAGTAGCATAAACCAAGCTGAGAAGCTTATTACCGCTGTCATAGCAGAGgtaataaattaatttcatgTCAATAGGACATTGCATTTTTATgctttgaaatttatttttcaacCAATATGCTGTATTGGTTTGGAGATAATTGAGGCGTCTCCTTTTAGTATAACTATACTTATGCTTTTCTATTACAGGCTGATGCTGGGGGTTCCCCATCCCTTGTAGCCAGAGGTCTTCCCAGTGCACAGGCTGCTGGGGTAGCAGATCAGCTTGAAATGCAAGTTCCAAATGAGAAGGTTGGCATTTCCCATCTGCACACAAGTTTGAATGCTTTGTAGGCATTAATAGAAACAACTTGTTTATGTTTCCATGGTTCTAGGTTGGTTTAATCATAGGCAGAGGAGGGGACACTATTAAAGCTCTCCAAGCCAAATCAGGGGCACGGATTCAGGTAGTTGATATTGTTGGCCTTGTATTGAATAGTGGTTTCATATAATAACTAGGCATTTGCATTGTGCtgaaaagaaaatcataatGTAAATGCTACTGATGTTCTTGTTTTTGGTTAGTTGATACCTCAACATCTTCCAGAGGGAGATGCCTCTAAAGAAAGGACAGTGCGAGTCACAGGCAATAGAAAGCAAATTGATATAGCAAGAGATATGATAAAGGAAGTTATGAGTCAGGTTTGTTGTTTTACCTTTTCCCGTATCTGAGGGTTTATGTCTATTTCTTTACATTTTAATTGAATCATGTGGTTGCTTATACACGTGAATGCTAGATCAATCTAATTTGCTGAATGATTACACTGCCAGTTTCCATTTGAATCTTAAGTAACCTGTAATTGACAGCGGTCAGTTCAGGAAGGCATCCAGTTAATATTGTAAATCTGTTGGTGAATGAGTAGAAGTTTATATTGCAGCAAGTAGGATTACTGTCTTTCGATATGGAAATTTCATCTGTTAGCATAGCAATTGAGTTGTGATTTTAGATGCTTATGAGTAGGACCTATGCTGTCAACTGCATTCAGTTTTATAATGTTTCTACATCAAGCTCTCATGTCATTTATCTGGGAAGATGATCTAATGAAAGTGTGCTATTAGTTCCTTGTAGTTCAGTTGTGAatgataaaatgtttaaaaaaaataacaagtaATATTTTGTATTGTTGTTGCTACTAAAGTTTGATGGACACATTATTCGAGGAGGATAAGTTATGGGAGGGAAATGATAGATGTGATTTTATGTATTTCTTAAGAGAACaattctctatttttttttccttttttgtttCTGTAGTAGGATACCAATACCTCTGCTGTTCCAtgtcacattttttttattccatCTTGTTTTTGATCAGTTGACAACTTGGCATGATGGTTTATATATTTCTTGTAAAAGCTACATGCAACTGTAGGTCAGGGTTTGTTTTGTTTGCATGCATGCCCATCCCTTTTCTTGTCCATTTGAAGAAAGGCTGTTTGATTTCCATGGGAGAGAGTTTAATTACATGATAAGTGAGAATTTCCGGAACTGATGAATGATCCATTCCAAGATCACATGAATGCTCTTAGGGAGATCATAATTAAATCCAAGATATCGGTTGCCATGATTTATTTGTGATGAAGGTGCCGATTTCGAATTGGTTGACTTTAAAACTGCAGATTTGGCTTTTGCCTTCCCCATGGGTCAGCATTGCTTTCTTGGTGTAGCAATAGACAGGCACCAATACTTACATCCACTGAAGAGAGGTATCACGCATTAATTCTCGGAATGCTGGATGTTAATAGTTGGTAAGATTGCTTTGAGACTTAAAAAATCATTCAGTGAAGACTGCATTGTATTAAACTTAGTGCTCTTTAGTTCCCTATCTATGCATGAGACATTTGTTGGGAGCAGTGTAATTCCTGGTGAAGGTGATCATTCATGCAGTCTCTGTCAGAATTCATAAGTACAAGAGTATGTCCCATTGATCCTGTAACATGCCTAAACTTCGTACATGGAATAGTGTTATGTGCTACTGCGTTAGCTTGCATGGTTGATTTAGGACAGATAATTATGGTGAAGATGTTTGAAGTATTGGTGTCCCATTAAATTTGGTAAATATGCTCTCGAAAGGTTGATTGGATGATAAATATCTCAGTTCATAGATGTTCATTTTCTTTCTGAGCTTCAAGTATTGTTGATCATCATAGTTGTGCAGAATTCAGCTTGAGATCATATTTCACGAATTTTGCAGCGCAGTATGATTATATTGACAGTTCATTTGGTACTCTTCATTTGTTTTGTAAGTgatgcaaattcttaagttatgTTGGTGTGGGAATAGCTCATTCATTCACTTCCTGATGAACTATaaggtatattttttttatagcttTTATTAGAACACAACTAGTGGATTGGAGTTCTCTTGCCCTAGCATGCTGTAGTATTGGGAATTGATATTGCCCTAAGTTGAGCAGGATTGTTATCTTAATCATATGAGTTCATTTTGAGGGAAGCTACATGTATAGTTTTATTCCTGCCCTTTGTGATTCCTACCATCTGGCAACGTAGTTATTCAGAACATATATGCAAGTACCAACACCTTGAATTTGTCATGTACATTTGCGTTTATGCATATATGAAATCTTAAAGCTTATACATTCCAAGCCCGTTTTTCTGGCTCCTAAGTTTCTCAATTCTGTAATTCTGTCTATTAAGTTGTTGTATCTCAGATTCTTGGGCCTTGGATATTAATGGCATGTTCCCTTAAATGGGGATTGTTTCTGGTTATAATTTTAGAAAGTTCTGAAGGAGGGAATGCTTTAGCTATATTTTGATCAATGCTAGCATGACCTGTTTTTATTTTGGTAATGTTGTatctctcattttttttttttttcttatgtcTAGCTGTTGTGATATTATGTTCGAATTGCACGGTTATTTCTTTTGATTTAAATTCAGTTTCTATATTGGAGTTTTAACTTTGAAAAGGACATGATGGATTGATGCAGCATCTACACTGTTCTTAACCCTTGTTATTGGACTTATTTGCTTCTTGCTAACtgtgtttttgtgatttattgGAGTAGAATGTGAAGCAATCACCATACtctggtggtggtggtggtggttttAGCCAACAGCAGTCCTACCGGCCCCGTGGACCTACTGGTCCTTCTAACTGGGGTCCACGTGGTCCCCATTCTTCCCAGCAAAATCCTTATGATTATCATCACCGAGGACCATATCCATCTCAAACTTCGCAGTATCCACCACAAAATTATGGTGGCTATCCTCAGCAACAGATGGGTCCTAGAGGTAACTTCAATTCTGGTTGGGAGCAAAGACCTCCCAGCATGCAGGGGCCAGGTCCCCATGGTGGCGGCTATGATTACTATGGTGGCCAAGGAGGCCATGTATCTGATCACCCTGCATCGGCCCCAATTTCTCATCCCATTTCCGGGCATCCATCTGGCCCATCTTCTACACCTTCTATGGGCCATCCTCCATCACAGGCAAATTATAATTATGGGCAGCCGCATGGACCAGATTATGGGCATCAAGGTCCTTATTCCCAGACAGCACCTCCTCAACAAAACTATGGGCATGGGTATGATGAACCGAAGTACGATAGTCATGCTCAAACACAGCATCATTATGGACATGGAGCTTCTCAGCCTGTATACCCACAGGCTGGCTCTCAACCCGGCTATGGGGCTCAGCAGCAGTATGCAAAGCAACCACCATACGGTATGCCATCACAGGTACCACCACCCCAATCTTATGGTCCTCCTAGGCCTGGTCAACCAGGCGATGTTCCATATCAAGGTGCTATTCCTTCCAGCCAATCATATGGTTCAAGTATTCCACCTCAACAGCAGTATCCATATGCATCAAGTGGGCCGATGCAGCAATCGTATCCTACTTATGGATCTACTACAGCTACAGATGGGTACAATCAGGCTGTGCCTGCTACTGGAACCAGATATCCTCAGCAAGGCAGTCAGCAGCCGGTTCAATCTTATGGGCAGCCTGCTGGGCAGCAGGCAAGCGGCTATGTGCAAGGTCCATCTGGTGGTTATGGATCATACCCATCGTCACAGCAAGGTTACCCGGAGCAGCCAGCTCCCAACAATGCAGGCTATGGATATCAGGGTTCTCAGGATCCTACTGCTTATGGTAGTGTCCCAGGATCGGCTTACAGTGCACCTCAAAGCGGACAGCAGCAAACCTATGCTCAACCAACAGCAACCCAACCAAGTTATGATCAGTCAGTTCCCCAGCCAGGTGCTTATGGTGCTGCTGCTCCAGTGAGTGCTCCAGCGGGCTATGGGAAAACTGTGTCCCCACAGCCTGCTTCTTATCCTCAATATGAATCAGCAGCTCAGATGTATGTTACTCCGCGGTAAGAGTTTTGTTTGAGACGGCGTTAAGGTGAGTTCGTAGTGGTTTTGCAGTTAATATACTGagatattattattactatcaTCGCAATATACTTTTGGTAGTAGTAGTAGCATTAGATA of the Euphorbia lathyris chromosome 7, ddEupLath1.1, whole genome shotgun sequence genome contains:
- the LOC136200631 gene encoding uncharacterized protein isoform X2, which produces MAEEEVVAPAVPEPTPVPSDHKRKLEDLETEAPEPTHPIPEPVADSSAQPDADKNVDDVVEDGSPEAKRPKLDEIKSDELVNANGFDGEKVEEHAEEVAKEPTVNNEQAEDESHPPSDEITEMEAKEELSGGDQDTNDTEKEPSLQAKEPSVEDSKNDDAEEKQDAEKQFEGAEEPESDNQSTSRKIDVPNDKVGVLIGKGGDTIRYLQYNSGARIQITRDADSDPHSTTRAVELIGTPSSINQAEKLITAVIAEADAGGSPSLVARGLPSAQAAGVADQLEMQVPNEKVGLIIGRGGDTIKALQAKSGARIQLIPQHLPEGDASKERTVRVTGNRKQIDIARDMIKEVMSQNVKQSPYSGGGGGGFSQQQSYRPRGPTGPSNWGPRGPHSSQQNPYDYHHRGPYPSQTSQYPPQNYGGYPQQQMGPRGNFNSGWEQRPPSMQGPGPHGGGYDYYGGQGGHVSDHPASAPISHPISGHPSGPSSTPSMGHPPSQANYNYGQPHGPDYGHQGPYSQTAPPQQNYGHGYDEPKYDSHAQTQHHYGHGASQPVYPQAGSQPGYGAQQQYAKQPPYGMPSQVPPPQSYGPPRPGQPGDVPYQGAIPSSQSYGSSIPPQQQYPYASSGPMQQSYPTYGSTTATDGYNQAVPATGTRYPQQGSQQPVQSYGQPAGQQASGYVQGPSGGYGSYPSSQQGYPEQPAPNNAGYGYQGSQDPTAYGSVPGSAYSAPQSGQQQTYAQPTATQPSYDQSVPQPGAYGAAAPVSAPAGYGKTVSPQPASYPQYESAAQMYVTPR
- the LOC136200631 gene encoding uncharacterized protein isoform X1, which encodes MAEEEVVAPAVPEPTPVPSDHKRKLEDLETEAPEPTHPIPEPVADSSAQPDADKNVDDVVEDGSPEAKRPKLDEIKSDELVNANGFDGEKVEEHAEEVAKEPTVNNEQAEDESHPPSDEITEMEAKEELSGGDQDTNDTEKEPSLQAKEPSVEDSKNDDAEEKQDAEKQFEGAEEPESDNQSTSRKIDVPNDKVGVLIGKGGDTIRYLQYNSGARIQITRDADSDPHSTTRAVELIGTPSSINQAEKLITAVIAEADAGGSPSLVARGLPSAQAAGVADQLEMQVPNEKVGLIIGRGGDTIKALQAKSGARIQVLIPQHLPEGDASKERTVRVTGNRKQIDIARDMIKEVMSQNVKQSPYSGGGGGGFSQQQSYRPRGPTGPSNWGPRGPHSSQQNPYDYHHRGPYPSQTSQYPPQNYGGYPQQQMGPRGNFNSGWEQRPPSMQGPGPHGGGYDYYGGQGGHVSDHPASAPISHPISGHPSGPSSTPSMGHPPSQANYNYGQPHGPDYGHQGPYSQTAPPQQNYGHGYDEPKYDSHAQTQHHYGHGASQPVYPQAGSQPGYGAQQQYAKQPPYGMPSQVPPPQSYGPPRPGQPGDVPYQGAIPSSQSYGSSIPPQQQYPYASSGPMQQSYPTYGSTTATDGYNQAVPATGTRYPQQGSQQPVQSYGQPAGQQASGYVQGPSGGYGSYPSSQQGYPEQPAPNNAGYGYQGSQDPTAYGSVPGSAYSAPQSGQQQTYAQPTATQPSYDQSVPQPGAYGAAAPVSAPAGYGKTVSPQPASYPQYESAAQMYVTPR